From the genome of Palaemon carinicauda isolate YSFRI2023 chromosome 6, ASM3689809v2, whole genome shotgun sequence, one region includes:
- the LOC137643331 gene encoding uncharacterized protein PF3D7_1120000-like, giving the protein MTSWMRSKDPFNSEGGMEEKVEGGPPEEKNQKREELKEKENVQKTFEERIGFLQKELEAAFAEISLRKEEQSKFLEENEELRAENQHLSNIIGSLQIDNQIDMENLTTKIDDLERTNKHLKKEFCNQEVLLEQCKNELMEKEKENIKIKEKLDKVRQNKRKLEIFTEKKMEVIQQISEQKQELEESLNEAKINDLLRNERYKGILQELENYKKENLKLNDLEQENIQLSQELETLKSEKNVGLKDELLAANEIIPSLKEELEEGDKTKEENKPRMTKLRLRTSLKMDIKDDQKDVQKDDRDNKSEEKVVEAQDQDTNGRKAEKEEVEGASGVGQPKRAISSSDSSHITFQGEKVRVTTTRDSGLNRYVTVDLHVPRRFHRAIYGVEGRTLMEITRHSGVSLIDMPRRHEYSHSITISGTIKQVQLAADHIEWLLRSLTGT; this is encoded by the exons atgacctcttggatgaggtctaaggaccccttcaactctgagggcgggatggaggagaaggtggaaggaggGCCCCCAgaggaaaaaaatcagaaaagagaAGAGCTGAAGGAGAAGGAGAATGTCCAAAAGACATTTGAGGAACGCATCGGTTTCCTGCAGAAAGAACTGGAAGCAGCTTTTGCCGAGATCAGTCTAAGAAAGGAAgaacaatctaaattcttagaggagaatgaagagctgagagcagagaatcagCATCTCAGTAACATCATCGGAAGTCTTCAAATCGATAACCAAATCGATATGGAAAATTTGACGACAAAGATTGACGACCTAGAACGCACAAACAAACATCTAAAAAAGGAATTCTGCAATCAAGAAGTTCTCCTGGAACAATGTAAAAATGAATtaatggagaaagaaaaagaaaatattaaaatcaaagaaaaattggataaagttcgtcagaacaaaaggaaactggaaatattcactgaaaagaaaatggaagtaatACAGCAGATTTCAGAACAGAAGCAGGAATTGGAAGAAAGCCTCAATGAGGCAAAAATAAATGATCTCCTCAGGAATGAGCGCTACAAAGGAAttttacaagagttagaaaattacaaaaaagaaaatttgaaattgaatGACTTGGAGCAAGAAAACATCCAATTGAGTCAAGAACTGGAAACATTAAAGTCTGAAAAAAATGTTGGTCTcaaggacgagctgcttgcggcaaatgagatcatcccttcactcaaggaggaacttgaagagggagataagacgaaagaagaaaacaaacctcGAATGACGAAACTGAGACTTAGGACAagtttaaaaatggatattaaggatgatcagaaggatgtccaaaaggatgacagagacaataaaagtgaggaaaaagtaGTCGAGGCACAGGATCAGGATaccaacggacgtaaggctgagaaggaggaagtcgaaggggcatctggtgtgggtcag cccaaaagggccatctcctcatccgacagtagtcacatcaccttccaaggtgaaaaggttagagtGACCACCACAAGGGACTCTGGCCTCAACAGGTACGTGACTGTCGACTTGCATGTGCCCAGgaggttccacagagccatatatggagtggaaggaaggacgctgatggaaatcacccgccacagtggagtcagcttaatagatatgccacgaaggcacgaatatagtcattcaatcaccatcagtggtactaTTAAGCAGGTTCagttagcagctgatcatatcgaatggcttctgaggAGTCTCACCGGAACTTAA